Genomic DNA from bacterium:
CGCGAAGTCGAACTCGGGCTCCTGGCCGAACTCGGCGGCCCAGCCGTTGGCCTCGTTGGTGCAGATGATCCGCGCGACCTGGGCCGCGAGGTGCAGGCGGTCGGACCTGGCCAGGGCGTCATACCACGGGCACTGCGTGATGCGGATCTCCAGGCGCTCGGGCGTCTGGCTCACCTCGAAGACATGCCCCTCCGCCGCCAGCTTCAGCCCGAGCGCCTGGGCGAGGGCGTCCAGCGAGTTCGCGGCAAGGCCCAGGATCTCGCGGGCCTTGCGGGCCTGGAGCTTGGGCATGACCTGCCAGACGGCGTCATCCAGCTCCAGCGCGGCCTCCAGGCCCAGGCGCTGCTCGCACATCACGAACCACAGGCCGTCCACCGCGCCGTATGAACGGCGGAGCATCTCGACCATCTGCGCATCGTTGTAGGTCATCTCACTTCCCCCTCGCGTTGCCGGCCTCCCACAGGCCCTTCTGCTGCTCGGCCACGAGCGTGCCGCACTGGCTGAAGACATTGCCCCGGTAGAGATTGGCCGGGGCCTGGCCGAGGCGGTCCAGGTACAGGCCGAGCACCGCGCCGCCGGTCTCGTCGAAGCCGCTGAAGAGGTTGTCCAGCAGGTCGAAGCGGCCGCGCAGGGCGAGGGCTTCCTTGACGCCGGTGGCGTCCCCGCGCGCGATGGTGTTGCCGGTGAAGACGGAGGTCGCGCTGCCGTAGCTGTCGAGCACGACG
This window encodes:
- a CDS encoding L-2-amino-thiazoline-4-carboxylic acid hydrolase; its protein translation is MTYNDAQMVEMLRRSYGAVDGLWFVMCEQRLGLEAALELDDAVWQVMPKLQARKAREILGLAANSLDALAQALGLKLAAEGHVFEVSQTPERLEIRITQCPWYDALARSDRLHLAAQVARIICTNEANGWAAEFGQEPEFDFAHSKCKGGECCRFAFVPKET